The Colletotrichum higginsianum IMI 349063 chromosome 2, whole genome shotgun sequence genome has a segment encoding these proteins:
- a CDS encoding Ph-response regulator protein palh rim21, whose amino-acid sequence MGNANPLPDLGAAGAAAAKFVTAAPIIIANNGVNYEETATGGAVQYKDFRDPFFSQSIFPVCYALAATTVTAYMLVIMLFITPRSFLDGGIVYLGRRGFTGGGTSNGISIGGRPWLQKVAAVTVAISLTIASADTFKVAEQQYQWAIQDAQKMQSEVMDGTELKVIRLISDTFLWLAQAQTLIRLFPRQREKVIIKWTAFALITLNLIFSALNSFQFPTSGSNGNARPRSFVNAIPALSYLFQLSLGLLYAAWVIYYSLMKKRYAFYHPLMKNMVLVSTLSLFAILVPVVFFVLDMAKPEFTGWGDYVRWVGAAAASVVVWEWVERIEALEREEKKDGILGREIFDGDEMLEVSASEFPWLRRRKNRHGGRDDGGQDGPQGGGAVAQGSPSGGRGNLWPGMTQIASRYRVNHAQANAEPHNAPNGQRSMGGLLRPPVWPSRPAPAVTPVSRTDTASAASTVYAVRYQMPSEATSRTPEVAPQDVHPPQRNPAAAISRSDSAFSRSKSVASDDEPAMAAPIPRPATHKAVEMDTEAQEDMAAKGRNGWRSLIANPLFRRTARDPPAEVMAHAESKSEARGGHDDAGRWDLRARLEDFAATQAEKIREKMRPTPETDSLPVTVIPAPPRQGAALAQLLEEERGQETPERVALTRTTSDASALSPQPAGALGRTASNFSHLSRGASQPPEAATLQLSRPPLWPGVRPQQQEYEPQSPSAPSHGRRLGDDSGPPTTP is encoded by the coding sequence ATGGGGAACGCAAACCCTCTCCCCGATCTGGGGGCTGcgggagccgccgccgccaaatTTGTTACCGCCGCACCCATCATTATCGCAAATAATGGTGTAAACTACGAAGAAACCGCGACCGGAGGCGCGGTGCAATACAAAGACTTCCGCGATCCCTTCTTCTCTCAATCCATCTTTCCCGTCTGCTACGCACTCGCCGCGACGACTGTGACGGCATACATGCTTGTTATTATGCTTTTCATCACGCCTCGATCCTTTCTCGACGGCGGAATTGTATATCTGGGTCGACGCGGGTTTACCGGTGGCGGAACGTCAAACGGAATTAGCATCGGAGGACGACCGTGGCTGCAGAAAGTGGCCGCCGTTACCGTTGCAATCTCACTCACGATAGCCAGCGCCGACACCTTCAAGGTGGCGGAGCAGCAGTACCAGTGGGCAATTCAGGACGCCCAAAAGATGCAATCGGAGGTCATGGATGGCACGGAACTGAAGGTCATTCGCCTGATTTCTGACACGTTTTTGTGGCTGGCGCAAGCCCAAACTCTCATCCGACTCTTCCCACGCCAGCGGGAAAAGGTTATTATCAAGTGGACTGCATTCGCGCTGATCACGCTGAACCTCATCTTCAGCGCCCTCAACAGCTTTCAGTTCCCCACCAGCGGAAGCAACGGCAACGCCCGTCCCCGAAGCTTCGTCAATGCCATCCCCGCTCTCAGCTACCTATTTCAACTCTCCCTCGGCCTTTTGTACGCCGCCTGGGTTATTTACTACTCCCTCATGAAGAAGCGATACGCGTTCTACCATCCGTTGATGAAGAACATGGTTCTGGTTTccaccctctccctcttcgccatcctcgtcccagttgtcttcttcgtcctggACATGGCCAAGCCGGAATTCACGGGATGGGGAGACTACGTTCGTTGGGTTGGTGCCGCGGCCGCCAGCGTGGTGGTTTGGGAATGGGTGGAGAGAATCGAAGCGTtggagagggaagagaagaaggacggtATTCTTGGCCGCGAAATATTTGACGGCGACGAAATGCTGGAAGTTTCTGCCTCGGAGTTTCCTTGGCTTAGAAGAAGGAAGAATCGGCATGGTGGCCGGGACGACGGTGGCCAAGATGGTCCCCAAGGTGGCGGAGCCGTCGCTCAAGGTTCTCCTTCTGGTGGCAGAGGCAACCTTTGGCCCGGCATGACACAAATCGCCTCCAGGTACCGTGTCAACCACGCCCAGGCCAATGCCGAACCGCACAACGCCCCGAATGGCCAAAGATCCATGGGCGGTCTGTTACGCCCGCCAGTGTGGCCTTCACGGCCCGCCCCCGCGGTAACTCCCGTGAGCCGAACCGACACAGCAAGCGCAGCGAGCACTGTGTATGCCGTCAGATACCAAATGCCGTCGGAAGCAACCTCGCGGACACCAGAGGTGGCGCCCCAGGATGTCCACCCGCCTCAACGCAACCCAGCAGCTGCCATTTCGAGGAGCGACTCGGCATTCTCAAGGAGCAAGTCAGTCGCTAGCGACGATGAACCCGCGATGGCGGCCCCCATCCCGAGACCAGCGACTCACAAGGCGGTTGAAATGGACACGGAAGCCCAGGAAGACATGGCCGCGAAGGGCAGGAATGGATGGAGATCGCTCATCGCCAACCCGCTCTTCCGGCGAACCGCTCGGGATCCACCCGCCGAAGTGATGGCTCATGCCGAGTCCAAGTCCGAAGCCCGTGGCGGTCACGATGATGCTGGAAGATGGGATCTCCGGGCCCGGTTGGAAGACTTCGCAGCGACACAAGCCGAGAAGATCAGAGAGAAGATGCGCCCCACTCCCGAGACGGACAGTCTACCAGTCACCGTCATCCCCGCGCCACCGAGGCAAGGGGCAGCATTGGCTCAACTGctggaagaggagaggggccAAGAGACCCCTGAGCGTGTGGCACTCACCAGAACTACTAGTGACGCGTCTGCCCTCTCCCCTCAGCCTGCCGGTGCACTCGGCCGGACAGCGAGTAACTTCTCCCATCTTTCACGCGGTGCGAGTCAACCTCCAGAAGCGGCAACGCTGCAGCTGAGCAggccgccgctctggcccGGTGTACGACCTCAACAGCAGGAGTACGAGCCCCAGTCACCCAGCGCGCCTTCCCATGGCCGGCGGTTGGGAGATGACTCGGGCCCGCCAACTACTCCCTGA
- a CDS encoding RNA polymerase II elongator complex subunit, giving the protein MPLIIVSGLPTSGKTHRAKQLQAHLAARIASASAATTTSAPSSSTTSAEGAAASTGGRQPYRLHYISDSTLSIPRDVYDLDPEKVRAHTRSANASEKDARAAVYGAVKRVLSDRDIVILDGLNYIKGWRYQLHCEAKAVRTPSVVLQIGCGVERARGINEERLRRRAEASTTATTTTTTQAAENAEKPAGSDDDDDDDDAKTDADGEEQPYEPDNWENLVFRYEEPNPMTRWDSPLFTLIWDDDDAQAARVFDDVWDAVAGTGRKVVKPNQATVQRSRDAGGDYLYVLDRETQDVVRRVLEAQGDGDEGGGEVAVSRGAAGPQGKEKEELVVRLPGRKVGLPQLQRLRRAFVGLNRGGIGLEGVGNFSVERMRESFVGYLNDTFDQEG; this is encoded by the exons ATGCCG TTAATCATAGTATCCGGCCTCCCGACCTCGGGCAAGACGCACCGCGCGAAACAGCTTCAAGCgcacctcgccgcccgcatcgcctcggcctcggccgcaaccaccacctccgccccgtcctcctcgacgacgtccgccGAGGGAGCCGCAGCGAGCACCGGCGGGAGACAGCCCTACAGGCTGCACTACATCTCGGACTCAACGCTCTCCATCCCGCGCGACGTCTACGACCTCGACCCGGAAAAGGTACGCGCGCACACGCGCTCGGCCAACGCCTCGGAAAAGGatgcccgcgccgccgtctacGGCGCCGTCAAGCGCGTGCTCTCGGACCGGGACATAGTTATCCTGGACGGGCTGAACTACATCAAGGGGTGGCGGTACCAGCTGCATTGCGAGGCCAAGGCTGTCCGAACGCCGAGCGTGGTGTTGCAAATTGGGTGCGGCGTAGAGAGGGCCAGGGGCATCAACGAGGagaggttgaggaggagggcggaagCCTCTACAActgcgacgacgacaacgactACGCAGGCGGCAGAGAACGCCGAGAAGCCCGCGGggagcgacgacgacgacgacgacgacgacgcaaAGACGGACGCGGACGGAGAGGAACAGCCCTACGAGCCGGACAACTGGGAGAACCTCGTGTTCCGGTACGAGGAACCGAACCCGATGACGCGGTGGGACAGCCCGCTCTTCACACTCAtctgggacgacgacgacgcgcagGCTGCCCGGGTCTTTGACGACGTCTGGGACGCGGTCGCGGGGACGGGGCGCAAGGTCGTGAAGCCCAACCAGGCCACCGTCCAGCGCAgccgcgacgccggcggggaCTACCTATACGTGCTCGACCGCGAGACGCAGGACGTTGTGAGGCGCGTGCTCGAGGCGCAGggcgacggggacgagggcggcggcgaggtcgccgtcTCCCGTGGAGCCGCGGGCCCCCAaggaaaggagaaggaggagctggtGGTCAGGCTCCCCGGGCGCAAGGTCGGGCTGCCGCAGCTGCAGAGGCTGAGGAGGGCCTTTGTCGGGCTGAACCGCGGAGGAATTGGGCTTGAGGGCGTGGGCAACTTCAGCGTGGAGAGGATGAGGGAGAGTTTCGTTGGGTACCTTAATGATACGTTTGACCAAGAGGGTTGA
- a CDS encoding TPR domain-containing protein: protein MAYYALEQFSLCAERLQQALALNPGNKDTEKDLERTTRKYMQGKLFYDQQQQEETSYTTCGIWATASFVNCSCLRNRHRSCIGDMLIVRAGRDLGAILKQTFQKRQDLIQEVYPAVATSVTKAHETTILKMLSKLEDTYANGNVTQVLTVSEIYQALSKRHVVKGKAMNSLELAIKGLVEALDFDIFASPPNKSSGIPVLEIKKWDHVNESRLIVFLAMYADYLKVAPRLCEAVRGCTETSYLMLCGEKETFGQLEYLKQAASLRRSHERRGGERLPDL, encoded by the exons ATGGCTTACTACGCACTGGAGCAGTTCAGCCTCTGCGCCGAGAGGCTGCAGCAAGCCCTTGCCTTGAATCCTGGCAACAAGGACACGGAGAAGGACCTTGAGCGAACGACTCGCAAATACATGCAGGGCAAGCTGTTCTatgatcagcagcagcaggaggagacGAGCTACACCACCTGCGGCATCTGGGCCACAGCGTCTTTCGTCAATTGTTCCTGTCTCCGAAACCGTCACCGCTCTTGTATTGGCGACATGTTGATTGTGCGAGCCGGCAGAGACCTCGGTGCCA tCCTGAAGCAGACATTCCAAAAACGCCAGGACCTTATCCAGGAGGTTTATCCCGCTGTGGCCACTTCCGTAACCAAGGCCCATGAGACCACCATTCTCAAGATGCTCTCAAAACTGGAGGACACCTACGCTAACGGCAATGTCACGCAGGTTTTGACGGTCTCGGAAATTTACCAAGCGCTGAGCAAGAGACACGTGGTTAAGGGCAAAGCCATGAATAGTCTTGAGTTGGCGATTAAGGGTCTCGTCGAGGCGCTCGACTTCGACATTTTTGCGTCTCCTCCCAACAAGTCATCCGGGATACCGGTGCTGGAGATCAAGAAATGGGATCATGTGAACGAGTCCCGTCTCATAGTCTTCCTCGCGATGTATGCCGATTACTTGAAGGTCGCGCCCAGGTTGTGCGAGGCAGTAAGGGGTTGTACCGAGACCTCGTACCTCATGCTTTGCGGGGAGAAGGAAACATTCGGCCAGTTAGAGTACTTGAAGCAGGCAGCAAGTCTGAGAAGGAGCCACgaaaggagagggggagagaggttGCCTGATCTCTAG